In Peromyscus eremicus chromosome 2, PerEre_H2_v1, whole genome shotgun sequence, a single genomic region encodes these proteins:
- the Xpa gene encoding DNA repair protein complementing XP-A cells isoform X2 — protein sequence MATAEDQRTSPEPAELPAAVRASVERKRQRALMLRQARLAARPYPAAAATGGMTSVKVPPRMIDTKGGFILEEEEEEEHKIGNVVHDPGPVMEFDYVVCEECGKDFMDSYLMNHFDLPTCDSCRDADDKHKLITKTEAKQEYLLKDCDLEKREPALRFIVKKNPHHSQWGDMKLYLKLQVVKRALEVWGSQEALEDAKEVRQENREKMKQKKFDKKVKGFYDAVKILLYDKPLH from the exons ATGGCGACGGCGGAGGACCAGCGGACGTCACCGGAGCCCGCGGAGCTGCCGGCCGCCGTACGCGCGAGCGTGGAGCGGAAGCGGCAGCGGGCGCTGATGCTGCGCCAGGCCCGGCTGGCAGCGCGGCCATACCCCGCGGCGGCGGCCACCGGAG GCATGACCAGTGTAAAAGTCCCTCCCAGAATGATTGACACCAAAGGAGGCTTCATtttagaagaggaggaggaagaggaacacaAGATTGGAAATGTTGTTCATGACCCAG GGCCCGTCATGGAGTTTGATTATGTGGTCTGTGAAGAGTGTGGGAAAGACTTCATGGACTCGTATCTTATGAACCACTTTGATTTGCCGACGTGTGATAGCTGCAG AGATGCTGATGACAAACACAAGCTTATAACCAAAACCGAAGCCAAGCAGGAATACCTTCTGAAAGACTGCGATCTAGAGAAGAGAGAGCCTGCGCTCCGGTTTATCGTGAAGAAGAACCCTCATCACTCACAGTGGGGCGATATGAAGCTCTACTTAAAGTTACAG GTTGTAAAGCGGGCTCTGGAAGTTTGGGGTAGCCAGGAAGCCCTGGAAGATGCCAAGGAAGTGAGGCAGGAAAACCGAGaaaagatgaagcagaagaagtTTGATAAAAAAGTAAAAG